A single genomic interval of Cupriavidus necator harbors:
- a CDS encoding 2Fe-2S iron-sulfur cluster-binding protein — MPTVTFHKQGQTFVDEVKPQTNLVVRAGIRQFPYPNLRYECGMGKCSKCACRVIAGAEHLPPPNWKEKKQLGERLEQGYRLACQLWIEHDIELAQDDLPAQAPAIVATAGADV, encoded by the coding sequence ATGCCGACAGTCACTTTCCACAAGCAGGGCCAGACCTTCGTCGACGAGGTCAAACCCCAGACCAACCTGGTCGTCCGCGCCGGGATCCGCCAGTTCCCCTACCCCAACCTGCGCTACGAGTGCGGCATGGGCAAGTGCTCCAAATGCGCCTGCCGCGTGATCGCCGGCGCCGAACACCTGCCGCCGCCCAACTGGAAAGAGAAAAAGCAACTCGGCGAGCGGCTCGAACAGGGCTACCGGCTGGCCTGCCAGCTCTGGATCGAGCATGACATCGAACTGGCCCAGGACGACCTGCCCGCCCAGGCGCCTGCCATCGTGGCCACGGCCGGCGCGGATGTCTGA
- a CDS encoding 2Fe-2S iron-sulfur cluster-binding protein, whose translation MIQITFLTNHGKTVSAPVNSNLLRVSLREQGGIPFKCGGGLCGTCKCRIEKGHEHTDAVKPKEKKLLTEEELATGFRLACQTFIDGDIAVSWQPRETMRG comes from the coding sequence ATGATCCAGATCACCTTCCTCACCAACCACGGCAAGACGGTCAGCGCGCCCGTCAACAGCAATCTGCTGCGCGTGTCGCTGCGCGAGCAGGGCGGCATCCCTTTCAAGTGCGGGGGCGGCCTGTGCGGCACCTGCAAATGCCGCATCGAAAAGGGCCACGAGCATACAGACGCGGTCAAGCCGAAGGAAAAGAAACTGCTGACCGAGGAGGAGCTGGCGACGGGGTTCCGGCTGGCCTGCCAGACTTTTATCGATGGGGATATCGCGGTGTCATGGCAGCCCAGGGAGACGATGCGCGGGTGA
- a CDS encoding cobaltochelatase CobT-related protein: MSAATVAQQLRRRQRQDELSGAAVRAITGDAALHFRDGQLWRAMRPVPQHAPHLRTDLETDTATCLRGAADGAALRQAHSDAALHRQLCPADAVERLVFELLEQLRCETRLPRGMAGVAANLRHRFMAWSRAFHRSGLTEGHLGILLYTVAQVSWSRLTGEPVLEETEDLIEATRAAIVPVLGTALAGLRAQRHDQAAYAAYALALARAVAQMIRTEAPLAGEDDDNAASAARAGFALWLDFDEPPAEDFALADSGHSRVLADATDGYRVFTTRYDREVRAATLVRRALLDEYRTRLDARIARAGVNIARLARRLRAALSQPRVDGWSFGEESGRIDGRRLAQLVCSPSERRLFRLEAHKAHADCVVGFLIDCSGSMKAQAEPLTLLIDMLTRALDQAGVATEVLGFTTNAWNGGRARADWLARGRPQHPGRLNETCHMVFKDAQRSWRRARTDIAALLKADLFREGVDGEAVEWACARLHASGKARRILVVVSDGSPMDTATGQANDACYLDNHLKAVVARHEALRDVEVLGLGVGLDLSPYYRHTLALDLSQPVDMAMLDEVAGLVGARRR, from the coding sequence ATGAGTGCGGCCACGGTCGCGCAGCAGTTGCGCCGGCGCCAGCGGCAGGATGAGCTGTCCGGTGCCGCGGTGCGCGCGATCACTGGCGATGCGGCGCTGCATTTCCGCGACGGCCAGCTCTGGCGCGCGATGCGCCCGGTGCCGCAGCATGCGCCGCACTTGCGCACGGACCTGGAAACTGACACGGCCACCTGCCTGCGCGGCGCGGCCGATGGTGCCGCCCTGCGCCAGGCGCATTCCGACGCCGCGCTGCATCGGCAGCTGTGCCCGGCAGATGCGGTCGAGCGCCTGGTCTTCGAACTGCTTGAGCAGCTGCGTTGCGAGACCCGCCTGCCGCGCGGCATGGCCGGCGTGGCGGCCAACCTGCGCCACCGCTTCATGGCGTGGTCGCGGGCCTTCCATCGCTCCGGGCTGACCGAGGGGCATCTCGGCATCCTGCTCTATACCGTGGCGCAGGTGTCGTGGTCGCGCCTGACGGGTGAGCCGGTGCTGGAAGAGACCGAAGACCTGATCGAAGCCACGCGCGCCGCCATCGTGCCGGTGCTCGGCACCGCGCTGGCCGGCCTGCGCGCGCAACGCCACGACCAGGCCGCCTACGCCGCGTACGCACTGGCGCTGGCGCGCGCGGTGGCGCAGATGATCCGTACCGAAGCCCCGCTTGCCGGCGAAGACGACGACAACGCAGCCTCGGCTGCGCGCGCCGGGTTTGCGCTGTGGCTGGATTTCGACGAACCGCCTGCGGAAGACTTTGCACTGGCCGACAGCGGCCACAGCCGCGTGCTGGCCGACGCCACCGACGGCTACCGCGTCTTCACCACCCGCTACGACCGCGAAGTGCGCGCCGCCACGCTGGTGCGCCGCGCCTTGCTGGACGAGTACCGCACGCGGCTTGACGCACGCATCGCGCGCGCGGGCGTGAACATCGCCCGGCTGGCGCGCCGGCTGCGCGCCGCGCTGTCGCAGCCGCGCGTGGACGGCTGGTCCTTCGGCGAGGAAAGCGGCCGTATCGACGGCCGCCGCCTGGCGCAGCTGGTCTGCTCCCCCTCCGAGCGCCGGCTCTTCCGCCTGGAAGCGCACAAGGCTCATGCCGACTGCGTGGTCGGCTTCCTGATCGACTGCTCCGGCTCGATGAAGGCGCAGGCCGAGCCGCTCACGCTGCTGATCGACATGCTCACGCGCGCACTCGACCAGGCCGGCGTGGCCACCGAGGTGCTCGGCTTCACCACCAACGCCTGGAACGGCGGCCGCGCCCGCGCCGACTGGCTCGCGCGCGGCCGCCCGCAGCACCCTGGCCGGCTCAACGAGACCTGCCATATGGTGTTCAAGGACGCGCAGCGAAGCTGGCGGCGCGCGCGCACCGACATCGCCGCACTGCTCAAGGCCGACCTGTTCCGCGAAGGCGTGGACGGCGAGGCGGTGGAGTGGGCCTGCGCGCGGCTGCACGCCAGCGGCAAGGCGCGCCGCATCCTGGTGGTGGTGTCCGACGGCAGTCCCATGGATACCGCGACCGGGCAGGCCAACGACGCCTGCTACCTCGACAACCACCTGAAGGCCGTGGTGGCGCGGCATGAGGCGCTGCGGGATGTGGAAGTGCTGGGGCTGGGGGTAGGGCTGGACTTGAGCCCCTACTACCGGCACACGCTGGCGCTGGACCTGTCGCAGCCGGTGGACATGGCGATGCTGGATGAGGTGGCGGGTCTGGTGGGGGCGAGGCGGCGGTAG
- a CDS encoding AAA family ATPase — translation MAASNKEHEVTQDQFGKPDRMIPVRSAFGIDSGLMVPAFSQRDDHVPEIDPAYRFQPEVTLAILSGFMRDRRVMVQGLHGSGKSTHIEQVAARLNWPCVRVNLDGHISRLDLVGKDAIVIRDGRQVTEFQEGIVPWALQRPVALIFDEYDAGRPDVMFVIQRILERDGKFTLLDQNRVIRPHPSFRLFATSNTVGLGNVNGLYHGTQLLNHAQIDRWNVVATLDYLPHEEEAGIVLARVPELDHDAGRALADAMVALAGLTRRGFAAGDVSALMSPRTVISWAENCQIFRDPALAFRLTFLNKCDEAERPVVAEYYQRCFGHLPGEAAGVSSESEPAR, via the coding sequence ATGGCAGCAAGCAACAAGGAGCATGAGGTGACGCAAGACCAGTTTGGCAAGCCGGACCGGATGATTCCGGTGCGCAGCGCGTTCGGCATCGATTCCGGCCTGATGGTGCCGGCCTTCAGCCAGCGCGACGACCACGTGCCGGAGATCGATCCGGCCTACCGCTTCCAGCCCGAGGTGACGCTGGCAATCCTGTCCGGCTTCATGCGCGACCGGCGCGTGATGGTGCAGGGCCTGCACGGCAGCGGCAAGTCGACCCATATCGAGCAAGTCGCCGCGCGGCTGAACTGGCCTTGCGTGCGCGTCAACCTGGACGGGCATATCAGCCGGCTGGACCTGGTCGGCAAGGACGCCATCGTTATCCGCGACGGGCGCCAGGTCACCGAATTCCAGGAAGGCATCGTGCCGTGGGCGCTGCAGCGCCCGGTGGCGCTGATCTTCGACGAATACGACGCAGGCCGGCCTGATGTGATGTTCGTGATCCAGCGCATCCTGGAGCGCGACGGCAAGTTCACGCTGCTGGACCAGAACCGCGTGATCCGCCCGCATCCGTCTTTCCGTTTGTTTGCGACCTCCAATACCGTCGGCCTGGGCAACGTCAACGGCCTCTACCACGGCACCCAGCTGCTCAACCACGCGCAGATCGACCGCTGGAACGTGGTCGCCACGCTGGACTACCTGCCGCATGAAGAGGAGGCCGGCATCGTGCTGGCGCGCGTGCCGGAGCTGGACCACGACGCCGGGCGCGCGCTGGCCGATGCGATGGTGGCGCTGGCCGGGCTCACGCGCCGCGGGTTTGCCGCCGGCGATGTGTCGGCGCTGATGTCGCCGCGCACGGTGATCAGCTGGGCCGAGAACTGCCAGATCTTCCGCGACCCCGCGCTCGCCTTCCGGCTGACCTTCCTGAACAAGTGCGACGAAGCCGAGCGGCCGGTGGTGGCCGAGTACTACCAGCGTTGCTTTGGCCACCTGCCGGGCGAAGCCGCCGGCGTCAGCTCCGAGTCGGAGCCCGCGCGATGA
- a CDS encoding IclR family transcriptional regulator → MNDMRLAKSDAKPDGDTPALRLFGLLEVIAEKDQSFNLQALVEETGLPKPTLHRMLQQLEAAGLIQRNGDGRQYGTGLRLRRLAENLLLNSTSHGARHMVLRRLVEEVGESCNLTAFSGGEVLYLDRVETAAPLRFYLHPGSRVPAHCSATGKLFLAQLAPAQRQRLLANVELERYTQNTLTDHAQLEAELERVKRDGYAMDDEEFLPGLVCIGVLVPAVDGGKSNLGLALQAPVMRVTRDKVLQLLPALQRAAGALAAIEADSAGSWQGGAEEDE, encoded by the coding sequence ATGAACGATATGCGCCTCGCCAAAAGTGACGCCAAGCCGGATGGAGACACGCCGGCACTGCGTTTGTTCGGCCTGCTCGAAGTCATCGCGGAGAAGGACCAGTCCTTCAACCTGCAGGCGCTGGTGGAAGAAACCGGACTGCCCAAGCCCACGCTGCACCGCATGCTGCAGCAGCTGGAGGCGGCGGGCCTGATCCAGCGCAACGGCGACGGGCGGCAATACGGCACCGGCCTGCGGCTGCGCCGGCTGGCGGAGAACCTGTTGCTCAACAGCACCTCGCACGGTGCGCGCCACATGGTGCTGCGCCGGCTGGTGGAAGAGGTGGGCGAGAGCTGCAACCTGACCGCGTTCTCCGGCGGCGAGGTGCTGTACCTGGACCGCGTGGAAACGGCGGCGCCGCTGCGCTTCTACCTGCATCCGGGCTCGCGCGTGCCCGCGCACTGCTCAGCCACGGGCAAGCTGTTCCTGGCGCAGCTGGCGCCGGCGCAGCGCCAGCGGCTGCTGGCCAACGTTGAGCTGGAACGCTACACGCAGAACACGCTGACCGACCACGCGCAGCTGGAAGCCGAACTGGAGCGCGTGAAGCGCGACGGCTACGCGATGGACGATGAAGAGTTCCTGCCGGGGCTGGTCTGCATCGGCGTGCTGGTGCCGGCCGTGGACGGCGGCAAGTCCAACCTTGGGCTGGCGCTGCAGGCCCCGGTGATGCGCGTGACGCGCGACAAGGTGCTGCAATTGCTGCCCGCGCTGCAGCGTGCGGCGGGCGCGCTGGCGGCGATCGAGGCCGACAGCGCCGGCAGCTGGCAGGGCGGCGCGGAAGAGGACGAATAG
- a CDS encoding amino acid permease, whose protein sequence is MIQQPESGNGLSHGLKQRHMTMIALGGVIGAGLFVGSGVVIKSAGPAAVLSFLITGLLVVLVMRMLGEMACAMPGTGGFYEYAREAWRDRPAVGNLAGFLTGWMYWYFWVIVVALEAVAGADLVRYWLPDVPNWIISLVLLVMLTLTNLVSVKSFGEFEFWFASIKVAAIIVFLFVAGVYVLGLAPGAHGMQVANLTANGGFMPHGIVPVLTGAVAATGFYFGAEIVTIAAAETAEPQKAVAKATSSVITRVLVFYVGSILLVVCLVPWNSNSIATPYVSALNVMGVPAAAQIMNAIVLTAVLSALNSGLYASSRMLFALTRRGDAPKSLARVSRNGVPVRAILVATLFGYGAVVMSYVSPDTVFAFLVNSYGTVAIFVYILIAISQLRLRSRLEREAPGQLRVRMWCYPYLTYLAIVGMIGIVVAMAFIPDQRTPLALGVVSLGILLVAYAARHLFRGSVDPVVPLAEMPRPDLHEY, encoded by the coding sequence ATGATCCAACAACCAGAGTCCGGCAACGGGCTATCCCACGGCCTGAAGCAACGCCACATGACCATGATCGCGCTGGGTGGCGTGATCGGCGCAGGCCTCTTTGTCGGCAGCGGCGTCGTCATCAAGTCCGCCGGCCCGGCCGCGGTCCTTTCCTTCCTGATCACCGGCCTGCTGGTGGTGCTGGTGATGCGCATGCTGGGCGAGATGGCCTGCGCCATGCCCGGCACCGGCGGTTTCTATGAGTATGCGCGCGAAGCCTGGCGCGACCGCCCGGCGGTGGGCAACCTGGCCGGCTTCCTGACCGGCTGGATGTACTGGTACTTCTGGGTCATCGTGGTGGCGCTGGAAGCCGTGGCCGGTGCCGACCTGGTGCGCTACTGGCTGCCCGACGTGCCCAACTGGATCATCAGCCTGGTGCTGCTGGTGATGCTGACGCTGACCAACCTGGTGTCGGTCAAGTCCTTCGGCGAGTTCGAGTTCTGGTTCGCGTCGATCAAGGTGGCCGCGATCATCGTGTTCCTGTTCGTCGCCGGCGTCTATGTGCTGGGCCTGGCGCCCGGTGCCCATGGCATGCAGGTGGCCAACCTGACCGCCAACGGCGGCTTCATGCCGCACGGCATCGTACCGGTGCTGACCGGAGCGGTAGCCGCCACGGGCTTCTACTTCGGGGCCGAGATCGTCACCATCGCCGCCGCCGAGACCGCCGAGCCGCAGAAGGCAGTGGCCAAGGCCACCAGCTCGGTGATCACGCGCGTGCTGGTTTTCTATGTGGGTTCGATCCTGCTGGTGGTCTGCCTGGTACCGTGGAACTCCAACAGCATCGCCACGCCGTACGTCAGCGCGCTGAACGTGATGGGCGTGCCGGCGGCCGCGCAGATCATGAACGCGATCGTGCTGACCGCGGTGCTGTCGGCGCTTAACTCGGGCCTCTATGCCTCGTCGCGCATGCTGTTCGCGCTGACCCGCCGTGGCGACGCCCCCAAGTCGCTGGCCCGCGTGAGCCGCAACGGCGTGCCGGTGCGCGCCATCCTGGTGGCGACCCTGTTCGGCTACGGTGCGGTGGTGATGTCCTATGTCTCGCCTGATACGGTGTTTGCCTTCCTGGTGAACTCGTACGGCACGGTGGCGATCTTCGTCTACATCCTGATCGCGATCTCGCAGCTGCGCCTGCGTTCCCGCCTGGAGCGCGAAGCGCCGGGCCAGCTGCGCGTGCGCATGTGGTGCTACCCGTACCTCACCTACCTGGCGATCGTCGGCATGATCGGCATCGTGGTGGCGATGGCCTTCATCCCCGACCAGCGCACGCCGCTTGCGCTGGGTGTGGTGAGCCTGGGCATCCTGCTGGTGGCCTACGCCGCGCGGCACCTGTTTCGCGGTAGCGTGGATCCGGTAGTGCCGCTGGCGGAGATGCCGCGCCCGGACCTGCATGAGTATTGA
- a CDS encoding PLP-dependent aminotransferase family protein codes for MSLKSPTTLWSQLFQQHAHSGLSLQGKIRQMLVSAILDEQLPQGEPLPSSRELSAQLRVARNTVVLAYQQLVDEGYLVARERSGYFVNPEILGTRVSGVASLRGEAVPARSGEPDWERRFVFRPTQQRNIVKRANWRDYPYPFIYGQYDPVLFPTADWRECCLKALSVLDIHDWAQDMILRDDESLVQQIRTRVLPRRGVWAGADEIVVTVGAQQALYLLADLLVSPDTPVGIEDPGYPDARNIFGSHTSHLVPLPVDGDGLTLSDAQRACDYVYVTPGHQCPTTVTMPLARRQALLRQAEEADFVLIEDDYESESRFEGDPTPTLKSLDRSNRVIYVGSLSKSLAPGLRIGYIVGPAALIAELRGARRLMLRHPSAYIQRAFSLFLSLGHYDAHLRRLAAAHRERAEAVLAALATHMPDFRAVPIAGGASCWIEGPSWLDADALARLAELQGVLIEPGSVFFMAEPAPRNGFRLGYSSISLDRIEPGIRVLAGVARELQATASGATTIAAVTSRVRPAA; via the coding sequence ATGAGCCTGAAGTCTCCCACCACCCTCTGGTCCCAGCTGTTCCAGCAGCATGCCCACTCGGGCCTGAGCCTGCAGGGCAAGATCCGCCAGATGCTGGTCTCGGCCATCCTTGACGAGCAGCTGCCGCAGGGCGAGCCGCTGCCCAGCAGCCGCGAGCTGTCGGCGCAACTGCGCGTGGCGCGCAACACGGTGGTACTGGCCTACCAGCAGCTGGTCGATGAAGGCTACCTGGTGGCGCGCGAGCGCAGCGGCTACTTCGTCAACCCGGAGATCCTGGGCACGCGCGTGAGCGGCGTGGCCTCGCTGCGCGGCGAGGCGGTGCCCGCCCGCTCAGGCGAGCCGGACTGGGAGCGGCGCTTTGTGTTCCGCCCCACGCAGCAGCGCAATATCGTCAAGCGCGCCAACTGGCGCGACTACCCCTATCCCTTCATCTACGGCCAGTACGACCCGGTGCTGTTCCCCACGGCGGACTGGCGAGAATGCTGCCTGAAGGCGCTCAGCGTGCTCGACATCCACGACTGGGCCCAGGACATGATCCTGCGCGACGACGAATCGCTGGTGCAGCAGATCCGCACCCGCGTGCTGCCGCGCCGCGGCGTGTGGGCCGGCGCCGACGAGATCGTGGTGACCGTGGGCGCGCAGCAGGCGCTGTACCTGCTGGCCGACCTGCTGGTCAGCCCCGACACGCCGGTGGGGATCGAGGACCCCGGCTATCCGGACGCACGCAATATCTTTGGCTCGCACACCTCCCACCTGGTGCCGCTGCCGGTCGACGGCGACGGCCTGACCCTGTCTGACGCGCAACGCGCCTGCGACTACGTCTACGTGACCCCGGGCCACCAGTGCCCCACCACCGTCACCATGCCGCTGGCGCGCCGCCAGGCCCTGCTGCGCCAGGCCGAGGAAGCTGACTTCGTGCTGATCGAGGACGACTACGAAAGCGAAAGCCGCTTCGAAGGCGACCCCACCCCCACGCTCAAGAGCCTGGACCGCAGCAACCGCGTGATCTATGTCGGCAGCCTGTCCAAGAGCCTGGCGCCGGGGCTGCGCATCGGCTATATCGTCGGGCCGGCGGCACTGATCGCCGAGCTGCGCGGCGCGCGGCGGCTGATGCTTCGGCATCCGTCGGCGTATATCCAGCGCGCGTTCTCGCTGTTCCTGTCGCTGGGCCACTATGACGCGCACCTGCGCCGGCTGGCGGCCGCGCACCGCGAGCGCGCCGAAGCCGTGCTGGCGGCACTGGCCACGCATATGCCTGACTTCCGCGCGGTGCCGATCGCCGGCGGCGCCTCATGCTGGATCGAGGGGCCGTCCTGGCTCGATGCCGATGCGCTGGCGCGGCTGGCCGAGTTGCAGGGCGTGCTGATAGAGCCCGGCAGCGTCTTCTTCATGGCCGAGCCCGCGCCGCGCAATGGCTTCCGGCTCGGATACTCGTCGATCTCGCTGGACCGCATCGAGCCCGGCATCCGCGTGCTGGCGGGCGTGGCGCGTGAGCTGCAGGCCACCGCCAGCGGCGCCACAACCATCGCCGCCGTCACTTCCCGGGTCCGTCCCGCGGCCTGA
- a CDS encoding nuclear transport factor 2 family protein, with amino-acid sequence MSKDNTAAGIELLQAFNDAWNRHDIEALMGFMADDCAFHGVAGPELLGRSFIGRDAVREGFQLAWQTFPDAQWVDGDHFVVGDRGVSESTFRGTRADGARIEARMVDVFTFRDGKIAVKNAYRKDRPPVVAPAA; translated from the coding sequence ATGTCCAAGGACAACACCGCCGCCGGCATCGAACTGCTGCAGGCCTTCAACGACGCCTGGAACCGCCACGACATCGAGGCCCTGATGGGCTTCATGGCCGATGACTGCGCCTTCCACGGCGTGGCCGGGCCCGAGCTGCTGGGCCGCAGCTTTATCGGCCGCGACGCGGTGCGCGAAGGCTTCCAGCTGGCCTGGCAGACTTTCCCCGACGCGCAGTGGGTCGATGGCGACCACTTTGTCGTGGGCGACCGCGGCGTGAGCGAATCCACCTTCCGCGGCACCCGTGCCGACGGCGCCCGCATCGAGGCGCGCATGGTGGACGTCTTCACCTTCCGCGACGGCAAGATCGCGGTCAAGAACGCGTACCGCAAGGATCGCCCGCCCGTCGTAGCGCCCGCAGCCTGA
- a CDS encoding NAD(P)/FAD-dependent oxidoreductase, translated as MQAVAPRSSLLAGEQSTAPTRPYDPAYDPLHTPTPGHGREYAPTYWIGTAGEPPADDGPITHDIDVDVAIIGSGFTGLTCAIFLAQEYGIKATVLEANRVSWGCSTRNGGQAQCASGRLKRSQWIQRYGLDTALRLHEEICDGMETFKGLIQDINCDPQPGGHLYIAHRAKVMPALEKEAKLLREVFKYDARIMDADTVRRDYVDDKEAAGAMHEPEGIGIHAGKLAFGYLRRARELGAKVHPSSPVTGWETRNGVHYLRTPGGIVRARAVGVATGGYTSQTLHRELKNRLFPILSNSIVTRPLTASELAACNFRTTQVITDTRILRHYYRLMPDGRLQIGSRSAITGNDAPQEQYKQKLIDDMHRKFPALQGIQVDYSWWGWVDVSHDMMPRITQPDPAQSIYYAMGYGGNGVMYSAQAGKRLAALIAGKAAALPELPIFRSPLPFPNVREMVESQMFAPFRRMGQRVLYHWYHLKDDVL; from the coding sequence ATGCAAGCCGTAGCCCCCCGCAGCAGCCTCCTTGCCGGCGAGCAGTCCACCGCGCCCACCCGGCCGTACGACCCCGCCTACGATCCCCTGCACACACCCACCCCCGGTCACGGCCGCGAATACGCGCCCACCTACTGGATCGGCACCGCGGGCGAACCGCCCGCCGACGACGGCCCGATCACGCATGACATCGACGTGGATGTGGCGATCATCGGCTCGGGCTTCACCGGCCTGACCTGCGCCATCTTCCTGGCACAGGAATACGGCATCAAGGCCACCGTGCTCGAAGCCAACCGCGTCAGCTGGGGTTGCAGCACGCGCAACGGCGGCCAGGCGCAATGCGCGTCCGGGCGGCTCAAGCGCTCGCAGTGGATCCAGCGCTACGGCCTGGACACCGCGCTGCGCCTGCATGAAGAAATCTGCGACGGCATGGAGACCTTCAAGGGCCTGATCCAGGACATCAACTGCGATCCGCAGCCTGGCGGCCACCTGTATATCGCGCACCGCGCCAAGGTGATGCCGGCGCTGGAGAAGGAAGCCAAGCTCCTGCGCGAAGTCTTCAAGTACGACGCACGGATCATGGACGCCGACACCGTGCGGCGCGACTATGTCGACGACAAGGAAGCCGCGGGCGCCATGCATGAGCCCGAAGGCATCGGCATCCACGCCGGCAAGCTCGCCTTCGGCTACCTGCGCCGCGCGCGCGAGCTGGGCGCCAAGGTGCATCCGTCCAGCCCGGTGACCGGCTGGGAAACGCGCAACGGCGTGCACTACCTGCGCACCCCCGGCGGCATCGTGCGCGCCCGCGCCGTGGGCGTGGCCACCGGCGGCTATACCTCGCAGACGCTGCACCGCGAGCTCAAGAACCGGCTGTTCCCGATCCTGTCGAACTCCATCGTCACGCGCCCGCTCACGGCCAGCGAACTGGCCGCGTGCAACTTCCGCACCACGCAGGTCATCACCGACACCCGCATCCTGCGCCACTACTACCGCCTGATGCCAGATGGCCGCCTGCAGATCGGCAGCCGCAGCGCCATCACCGGCAACGATGCGCCGCAGGAGCAGTACAAGCAGAAGCTGATCGACGACATGCACCGCAAGTTCCCCGCGCTGCAGGGGATCCAGGTCGATTACTCGTGGTGGGGCTGGGTCGATGTCAGCCACGACATGATGCCGCGCATCACCCAGCCGGATCCGGCCCAGTCGATCTACTACGCCATGGGCTACGGCGGCAACGGCGTGATGTACTCCGCGCAGGCCGGCAAGCGCCTGGCGGCGCTGATCGCCGGCAAGGCCGCCGCGCTGCCGGAACTGCCAATCTTCCGCTCGCCGCTGCCGTTCCCGAACGTGCGCGAGATGGTGGAATCGCAGATGTTTGCGCCGTTCCGAAGGATGGGGCAGCGGGTGCTGTACCACTGGTATCACCTGAAGGACGACGTGCTGTAA
- a CDS encoding SDR family NAD(P)-dependent oxidoreductase, translated as MTKHPFDLSGKVALVTGGNGGIGLGIAEGLAAAGADIAIWGTNAAKNAAAADHLAQHGRKVHTELCDVGDEQAVDAAMQRTVAALGRIDGCFANAGVGSGNKGPFDQMATEAWRRTMRVNLDGAFFTLRAAVRQMLVQGEGGVLCSTASVAAIEGAPRSEHYAATKGGVISMMRGLAVEYARKGIRAHSILPGWIKTEMTSVAQGNDAFQEMVHKRVPMRRWGEGSDFAGIAVYLMSPASAYHTGDTFVIDGGYTLF; from the coding sequence ATGACAAAGCATCCATTCGACCTGAGCGGCAAAGTGGCACTGGTGACCGGCGGCAACGGCGGCATCGGCCTGGGCATTGCCGAAGGGCTGGCCGCGGCCGGCGCCGATATCGCGATCTGGGGCACGAATGCCGCCAAGAACGCCGCCGCCGCCGACCACCTGGCCCAGCATGGGCGCAAGGTGCATACCGAGCTTTGCGACGTCGGCGACGAGCAGGCGGTCGATGCTGCCATGCAGCGCACGGTGGCGGCGCTGGGGCGTATTGACGGCTGCTTTGCCAATGCCGGCGTGGGCAGCGGCAACAAGGGGCCGTTCGACCAGATGGCCACCGAGGCCTGGCGCAGGACCATGCGCGTCAACCTGGACGGTGCCTTCTTCACGCTGCGCGCCGCGGTGCGGCAGATGCTGGTGCAGGGCGAGGGTGGCGTGCTGTGCAGCACGGCCTCGGTCGCGGCCATAGAAGGCGCGCCGCGCTCCGAGCACTATGCCGCCACCAAGGGCGGCGTGATCTCGATGATGCGGGGGCTGGCGGTGGAGTACGCGCGCAAGGGCATCCGCGCGCACTCGATCCTGCCGGGCTGGATCAAGACCGAGATGACCAGCGTGGCCCAGGGCAACGATGCCTTCCAGGAGATGGTGCACAAGCGCGTGCCGATGCGCCGCTGGGGCGAGGGCAGCGACTTCGCCGGGATTGCGGTCTATCTGATGAGTCCGGCGTCGGCCTACCACACGGGCGATACCTTTGTGATCGACGGGGGCTACACGCTGTTCTGA